One genomic segment of Heptranchias perlo isolate sHepPer1 chromosome 3, sHepPer1.hap1, whole genome shotgun sequence includes these proteins:
- the cebpd gene encoding CCAAT/enhancer-binding protein delta, with amino-acid sequence MSNLYNLDSRCVSPCFPMFSLEPANFYEGVSGGVSSAKANRGMCEERANLVDLNPAGDIYDDETAIDFSPYVVEPVSGSQLELYNDDLLADLFASTNKPDKSQPDYGYLPPAGSQMMSSVTSVTASTGNHSEREPFTAQLRNSYDQRLDLSKVVVKEERTENMETSLHTQIAACAQTTVHLPTGQPTPPTSPEPSPLNSHGRSASGKEKSKKSVDRQSPEYRQRRERNNIAVRKSRDKAKQRNVEMQQKVVELNAENDRLHKKIEQLSRELAIMRNFFEQQPNTASFLSASADCR; translated from the coding sequence ATGAGTAACCTGTACAACCTGGATTCACGCTGCGTCTCGCCATGCTTCCCCATGTTTTCCCTGGAGCCAGCTAATTTCTACGAGGGCGTCAGCGGTGGGGTGTCCTCGGCCAAGGCGAACCGGGGGATGTGCGAGGAAAGAGCCAACCTGGTCGACCTGAACCCGGCAGGTGACATCTACGACGACGAGACTGCCATTGATTTCAGCCCCTATGTGGTTGAGCCGGTGTCAGGCTCGCAGCTGGAGCTCTACAACGACGACTTGTTGGCAGATCTGTTCGCCAGCACCAACAAACCGGACAAATCCCAGCCCGACTATGGCTATCTGCCGCCTGCAGGCAGTCAGATGATGAGCTCGGTCACTAGTGTTACCGCCTCAACAGGTAACCACTCAGAGAGGGAACCTTTCACTGCTCAACTGCGGAACAGTTACGATCAACGACTGGACTTATCGAAAGTGGTGGTGAAGGAAGAAAGGACCGAAAACATGGAAACGTCCCTGCACACTCAGATCGCAGCCTGTGCACAGACAACCGTGCACTTACCCACGGGTcagcccacccctcccaccagccCGGAGCCCAGTCCTTTAAATTCCCACGGTAGATCGGCGTCTGGGAAGGAAAAATCTAAAAAGTCCGTAGACCGACAAAGCCCCGAGTAccggcagaggagagagagaaataacattgCCGTGAGGAAGAGCAGAGATAAAGCGAAACAGCGGAACGTAGAGATGCAGCAGAAAGTGGTGGAGCTCAATGCCGAGAACGATCGTTTGCACAAAAAAATCGAGCAGTTGTCGAGGGAACTTGCGATTATGAGGAACTTTTTTGAACAACAACCTAACACAGCATCATTCCTCAGTGCAAGTGCAGACTGTCGGTGA